The region GTAGACTGAACAAGGTGCTATTAACATCACTCAgagatttttgtcaaaatattccAAGTACATCTGAAAAACTAAGACCAGGTCCATCTGATGCCTGCAAACAATGACACGTAAATTATTTATCATCTGATAAATCTGATGCTCGGTTTTAGGAAATAGGAAATCATCTTTACTACAACTTGATGCTTAAATGCATTGACCTACAATGATATGATACTCTGATTTGATATTTATGTCAACAAGTAATTGTACCAACGTGCATACAAtgtgaatgtaatttttttactccttatgcaaaaataaaagcctccgAAACTTAAATTTCCCTCACATTcttgtgggcgtgtgtgtgtgtgtgtgtgtgtgtgtgtgtgtggggtgcgGGGGGTTGTATAATAGCAGAGACTGTGAAACTCCAGTCAAAATATTCACAATTGGACACCTTCCCACACCTGAACACCTCCACACACAATGTCTTTTCTCTGGTAAAAAGACACGCCGACACGGAATAAGAAATCTGAGCGACAAGTACAAgagaatgtgaagaaaaaacagaacacacTCTAGACTCTGCAACTGTGACACGAGATTTAGAAAGAGGATGGTTCCATAAAGACATGAAACAATTAGACTATTAAACTCAGcttaaaactgtaaattagGCACCCTAGTTTTTTCGGTACCCTTCAACTCTCTCACTAGGCATCAGCTTTTTTATACTAGTTAAGGATTGTAGAAAATTTTTCTGTACACCATCAATGTAATCAACAGTCTCACTGcagaataaagttttcttttgcatctcTGTCTGAGATCGCTTTCTTACTTACAGTCAGGCTTCTTAGTTTGTGTTTACACTCACAGTAATGTGCCCTTTGCACAACTAAACGCACAGAGCCAACCCACAATTCATATCCCGATTTAACCTCGCTATATCACCACAAATTTCAACTCAATTCCAATTTAGCTACAGTTCAAACTCTGAATTCAGCAATGAGCCACGGCTAATGCACGAGACGTTCATGTGTGTGCGACAGAGGTGGTCCGGTTAGTGCTGGTATTGACAGAAACATGGGAGTGGAGGTGTGCACAGCGACTGAAAGATCCCTTGGTGCTGAATGCAGCGACCTGTGTGTCAAGAATTAATTATGTCCTTGCTATGAAcaggcagaaacagaaatagTGCCAACGGTTGTTTCTATTTGGGTCTTTTCTGTGATCCTTTTCGGAGCAAAGTAAATAATATTCAATTGGATAGCACCGAGGccttgaggaaaaaaagaaaagagaaactctCATAAGATTTGTTGCAAATGGCTAGTTCCAAAGATCTGGTATAAAAGAACCTGGGCAgggagagggggggaaaaaaagagaccaaTTTCCTTTGCATCTGCCAAATCAAATGCAAAAGATGTGCTTCTTCCTGTCCCCTgaattatctgtttttttctcagttcaGGTTTGAGTAATAGGAACATGGAAGAACGTTTTACTGAGTATATGAACATAAAAGTGGTGAACCTACGGGAGTCTTTATATTACATATTTGAAGATTTTAGGGCAGTGCTCAGGCTGAGGTTACAGTTCTGGCTAGAGCTGTATTTTGAACAAGCAAACCAGATAATTATTGGCACGACGGCGTAAACGAGAGAAGTAGCAGTTGGCTAATGCTCCACAGCCACACTCACAATCACAAGAAGCCACGTTTATGCTACTTTTTCAAAGAACAGAGGAATGGGTGAATTCACTTCAAGAAAGTCTTGCTTGGTCCAGACCAAAAGCAGACAGactttgttgggttttttttgttggttttttttaccccaTTCCGTGTGGTTTGCTTTCTCGTTGTATTTTTTCGAAAGCAGAATATAACTTAGAAACAAAGCCATATGGGTGATGATCAGTGCTCCAATTGGACAGAAATAAAGGGGGGTAGAGGAGTGTTGCGCCTTTGAATCAGGAGGATATTGTTATTctacatttcattatttttatactGGATTATTTAATCGttccaaatattttacaagTAATGTTTTCGGTCACAGCGTCTATGCCTCCTGCTCGCCACAGTGACAGCAGACATCTTTGCTGGATATCAAACATGCTGAATATAGACGCAGAAACAGGCCCTGCAACCTGGTTTAGGTTTAACAAATCCCATTGGGTGTGGCAAGTCAATACATTTGCACATCCTCCTCCCAGTATTTTGCCCTTTGATGATTAGCATGTTTTCCATAGTAATGTAGTCCTGATTTGAATCGCATTGAGAGATACACAAGACAGAGATacctaaataaaatgattagaaattattttttcttttgcaaggATTGGATATTTTTAGggagtcttcttttttttccccaaaaaactGTTAATAttgctaaatacattttttttttttttttttttgacaaactgTATTTTAAGTTTCACTAAACAAGGTTTAAAATTTGACAATTTAATTAGTATCTACAAAAGCTTCTTTAATCCTTACCTTTTCATGGAAACATTGTTAACATCATACTAAGCATCTACcatcaaaacattcaaatgtgttgtaaaaatcaatccatatttatttaaacacaaaggcCAGATTGCAGGAGTAAGAGTATTTCCAAATTTGATGAGACTAGCAAgaattgcttttaaaacaaaactgaaactacaAACGAAACAGATTCTAGATAAATATGTCTGAATATAtgatttttgaggattttttttccacttcaagTAAATAAAGATTATCCAAAGtcacatctgaaatatttggCACTATAagagatttttacaaaatttcacAAATGTCGTCGCTCTACTTTTGGAATTGAAGGCTGACATGGCTGGCATGACTATTTCGGCACTGAACATGTAGCATTCACATCATGACTAATTCCCAGACTGCCACTTTCCAAACACTCTCATCTGCTTCGACCAACAAAGTATCACTCGTACTGGAAATGGCGCGACCTACAAAAACGTGGGCCATTTCCCTGCATCGTAAACCGAGGTGCCATCTGCAGCACGGCAATAATGGCGTAATGGTCTCAATGACATGAACTAAAGAGGTGTGTTAACCCATAAATAGCCACATTAGAGCGCCGTCTAGTTGTAATGAGATCATGTCAGTAGCTGTATGTCTATTCAGGCCAAGTTTCTCTACGTTGCCATAATTTCCGCAGTGTATATGCgtgaaaacaagaaagaggCAGATACCGATGATGGCCCGCGCTGCATTATCGCGGTCATCGTGCCATCTCTCTAAATTCTGCCAGGGCAATGGTGCCAAAAGTCGAAGCCACGTCTAGATCGCGGATCAGTCGCAGTTCTGCCGGATACCGATTTATACATAAAGCCTTTGAAACATCCGCCCCGCCCCCGATTGTTTGTGTCTGCATATCGGTCCCAGCAGGCCGAGGTGTCATGTTGCCAGCAGATCAGCAATTCTGGAAGCAGCGCTCCAGTCTTACTCTCGACAGAAGGGAAGAGAGAGATGAGACATGCGAGTGTGCGTAGGAGGAGAGGGGAGGCTGGTATCTGACCAGCAAGAGTGAGAAGAGTTTCCCCGGCTCCAAGCGTGCGTCACTGTCCTCCTACgggggtgtgtgtgcatgctgtGGTACACTCAAACTTTTAGGGGGATGACTCAAGTGTGTCACACTGAAGCCTATGATGTTCCTGCAGGGTATTTATGTGGAGGATCTCCTCTGGGTCTGTCCCCTCCAGGAGGTTGGAGTGAGACGGTACCAAGTCGACCCCCATGTTTCCTCCCCCGAGCCGTACCGTCGGTGCAAACAGCCTACATCCTCCTAACACTTAAAACGAGTGGCTTGAGCCAACATACTGAATACAATACTGACGATGCATGTGATGGGCCTGCAATTGCCTCCCAATTCAAATCAGGaaagaaagcaaatatttgTGCATGTGCTAAGTACAATAGCATTACAATAGCATTATGCTATCTTTGCTATAACATTATGGGACAAACAAGCTAAAATTTGTAGTAGTTTTTAGGTGCTTTGTGTGCAGAACAGTAGACCTTTCTGCTGAGTTAGTCAGACTATCTGCCACTTTTCCCCAAAGGAAGTTTTTTAAAAcgtcatttaaacatttttgcaaacttCAAAATGACCTCAATTAATCTCTTGACAAGTAAATtatgcctaaaaaaaaaaaaaaaaaaaaaaaaaaaaaaaaaagacatgttcaTGTTCGGACTGTCAGCTTTTGCTGGTTCAGTTTTGGAGAATCCACTTTGGCGAAATAACATAAACATTATTCACTTTATTATGTTTCCtcctaaaataaatagaattcgtttagttttgtttgtttattcccGTGAACTGCCTAGTCTAACATAGCCAGGTTTGATTTACTTTAGGATGAATACATTTCAATTAAGATGTTTCACTATTTATATGGCAAAAGTAAACAGAGTTAAATAAAGAGATCATGCATAATAAAATAGCATTAATCAGGGCTGTGtgatgtcaaaaataaaatgctttatagTCTTCACATTGTTGAGCTCATGTccatttattcaattatttatcaGTGTTTCAACTGAAAaggttgcttattttgtttatatacagtttgattaaagaggtattaattgcaattaattaaCTACAGACTATTTTAATCTAGTTTCATTGcttattttcaagtaatttatGTCATCTTTTAACTGCATGAAAGGATCATTACATATCAAACTGATTCATATGAACCAcaggaataataataacaataatgataataattgaATTGTcttaattgaaaacatttcaagctgTTTCTAAATTTTGTCTACATACTCTGTGGGGCTGCATGACATTGGGAAAACATGACAAGGAAATATTGTTGTTTAACACTGGGATAATATCAATGTTTAGATGTATGAATATAGATGTATGTTTTTCATCTCCAATATTGAATAATACCTTTAGGTTATGTATCAATAGGAATAAAATCCAAAGCgccacaaaaataacaatatggCTGAAATTCCTCCCTCCTCCTAAAATGATCAGCCTCATACActcaagtatttattttctttgatgtttATTGGTACTATACTGTTAGAGTTGTTATAGAATgatcataattaattttaaaaaaagcaaccagGAAAAAAAGGTCATGCTTTggcaaaaatacaatataaaataagatcggaatgaaaataatatgattaaataaagaatTACAAATCTTGTCTCTAGGGAATGTTTGAACTAAACTCCGTTAAAACGACTACTTAATAAGTCCAGTTTTGtgtcaattaaattaaatgtacacCACAACCACCAAAAATGAGGATCAAACATGGCACGCAAAACTAAAGGTGTGCATTTTGTAAAACGGGAGCCAACATCGAAACTACaatgaacatatatatatatatatatatatatatatatatatatatatatatatacgcaGTTCACACATATACAGAGAAACCAAATAAGCGAATTTTCTCACAGAAGTGGTTAAAAAATGGAGCTGTAAATGCTGCCATGCATgtgctgtaaaaacaataacaaaccaTCACCGTGTGGTACGTGACGGCGCTGCTCGCGCAAGTTCCTCACCGTTTCTGCCTAGTTTCGCGGCTTCGGCGGGGCAGCAAGAGTCGGTGTCGTCCTTATCCGAAGACGAGACTGCGTCTGCGTGAACAAAACATCCGCTTACAAACACATTGGCAGCGTTCGCAACAAACTTTAGGAGCCATGCGTGGAGCCCTGCAGCTCCCGAGGCTTGGCTATCaggttagcattagcctgttaGCGCCAGCCTGAGCTCAGCTTTCTCACACCAACTAGATCTGTCAAAGCTAACAAACTTACAGCTGGACAGTTCGGCACGTCATGACTGAGCGCGTCAGAGGCATAAACTCTGTACCGAAACGCTTAGCTCTGCGTACGCGCATGTGCACTGCTGTCAAAGCAATCTATTAATACTGCATTTTGTAGTAATATTTCTGACAGTTACTTTGCTGAGCTCTGACAGACCCTGAATGGTGGAGGAGCTTACTCAACTCAATCACAGACAGTTGGACCACGCACTCACACTTTAGCACTTGTCAGCTAAACAACACCACCGAGGCGCCAACTTACTATCAACAAAACGTAATTTAGTCGCACTGACGAAGGAAGACCAAGGTTCGCACAAAAAAGTATCCGGACTTGGTATTTGGCGATCCAGTGTCGCCATTGCTCTTCCTTCTTGTTGCTTTGCTGAGccgttttttccccctctctttttctctctctctcttcgcACGCAGCAGGCGAAAAACGAAAGAACGAGATATGGTGACGTCACTGTCGGAAAGTTTCGGCTAACGTCGGTCATTTCCGGCGGATCAAGTCGTCGAGTGACAAATGGGGTAGCTACTTGGGAGTTCAAAAGTTCAGtaccttaatttaaaaaaattaaggtATCGAAAAGGActtgatttaataaattaatattacataaatcATATGTTTatcataaataaaactaaaatattttactttgaaattttcACTAAAATTTGTGAGCAGCGTGGAAGCAACACGTTAAAAAAACGGTTTGGAAGTAGTAAAgcaatatttaatgtaaagtaTGATGGCAAAAGACTTTCGGGTAGCACTGTTCATGATAGCTTGTGTGCAGGATTAATAAAATcgctaaaaaaatattaacaattctTAAATAGTAGAACAAGGACTTATATCTTGcatatgaataaaaactgaaggttAGGAATAACATCAAAGCGCAGTCTGACTGGTGAAAAGAGCAATGAAAGCAATAACAcaaatgctaaaaatatatatttatatacatgaaTAAACACCCCTATGTATTAGAGAAGCAAAGACGGaggaaaactaataaaactgaACCCTGTTTAACGAAAGTAATTCTTTAAGTTTATTACATCACACAGAAAAATCTAACAGTAGGAACTAAATCATTACatctgttgattaaaaaaaaaatagagcaatATAACTTCAGCACGGTTCAGCAAGTGGAGCTGATGACCCTACACTGCCCTCTTGTGGcaatgaataaaaactgttcTTCAAGTGCAAAGGCTGCTTTAGTCCGAGTAAAAtagttgcaaataaaaataataaattactacTTTAGGTTTAACATATTAGTACAAGCCTTGTTTTCTATCAGCATCAATTTTGATACAGACAGGCTGACGATTACGAGGAAATTACAGTCTTAATCGGGGGtcaggaaatgaaatgaaatttatgaaatgaaatgaaataaattgataatAATTAGTTTATGAAGGCCAGTTCCACACATTAGACGTAATATCTATAGATAGCTACGTTATCTTCTGCacttaaaaagacattttctgcaACATCTAGCTGTGGTGAAGGGCTTCAGACACAGCCATCTATTTCTATCAATGaccacaataaaaaacaaaaattaaataaaataaatataaaaaaatatctgtagtGGTCATACAGTTCCTTACAAGAGTATTCCTATCCCTAATAccgttttttgtcttttgttataccacaaacattattttaatttacttcatCAAGATTTTATATGAATGCAAACTAATGCATAAGTTTAATGGAAGCAGATGAAAGACATGGCTGCATAATTAATCAATGCATCTTCGTCCACTGATCAGTGGTGGACACGATACTGGAAATGATGTGTTGTCATAACTCACATCAACTCTCACTAAGCTTTCATGAGAAAACGCCATTTCATACACAAAGCTCCTGGAAACCCTTCAAGGTCTTTTCATCACAAAAATAGGatgtcaaaaatacttttaaactaTCACAGTCAAGAGATCGGTCATGAATCGTTCAAGGAAAAGATTCACATTATTAAATAATGTGGTTAGTTGTACTAGAAGCTACAACTAATCATAAAGTTATTCACATCATCTAGGTTTCTGTTAGAGAAAGCAGCCATTGTGCACAGCCACTTTGGCTGTAGGCGTATCAAACCCAAGACTCCAAGGCTCCTATTCTGTGAAGAGAACAAAAAGTCATAGTAACAGTTGTTTGCAGCTCGCAATAAGTCAAGTAGAAGAAACAAGCTGAAGAAGGTGAGACCATAACTTAGCTTTCGAGTATTAGAGGGAAATTAACACCACCGAACACTCCATTAATACatcatggtagtggcagcatcatgctgtgatgTTTTGCAGGATCAGGGAAGCTGGCAATGGTGGGGTTTcagttagaggctgcaaaagatttCATTTTGTGTCACATCATTGAATTGattgttttactgtttacttTGAGAGCAGGTATTTATGTCAAAAAGATGTCGACGTAAAACCGAGCATCGtcacaaaagtttaaaatgttcttaaaatctGTGCAACAACACGGAAGGGGAAAGAGTGCATGTATCAACGCAAACACGCCATCAGATACAAAggaaattcaatttaaaaaaaccccaaaataatcCATTCACTTTTATTGACAAATACAATGAAATTATGCAGGCCGCATCCAAGAAAGCAGATATCCTTTCACCTATTCCTTTGGATAAATAGGGGAATCCAAAACATAATTTACTCAAGACAAAggaaagtacaaaaacatgtttggtgTTACATCAAGAATTAAGCAAATGGACAACAGATAACAATAAAATGAACTTTAACAAATAATACTTTGGCAGAATGTCATGTATTTAGCAAAATATGAATGATGAAAATTGGAATATAATGAAAAAGATGTTGTTACTACATTCTAAAGGATTTCTTAGTCCTTTAATTGGTACCTTGGTTCCAACTCAACGCAGCATCTTTATCAGTCTCTCTGGTGTTTTGGGGcttgtacttaaaaaaaactcacaatcATATTAAGCACCATAGCAGTAACTAGATTCCTGATATTTGAGTGACTGTGTCAAACAACTTGACACAGTCATTTTTGAAGCTTGAAAGCAAACCATAAATGTGGCTGAATGTAGGGATTTGGTAAAAGTTTCACCATGAGTTGCACTTACCACCGCCTGCCACTGGGTGGTGGTAAATGGCAAAGAATTTCAAagaacataaaagaaaacacgTTTTGAGCTAAATGCGAACGTGCTtcaagtaaaaacaacagaattgtAAAGATTTCACACAGATTTTATGACTAAAtgcaatttatatttttctaatcaTTTATTCATGACTAAACAATAGGGCATCACATTTATTGGGAGCCCtagagaaaatgtggaaaaaaaggccttaagataaaactgttttatttgtgttttgtttggacACACGtttgtgtccaaacctttggtctgtactgtaattCAACCTTTGATTTGAATACATTTACTCAAAGGAAATCATTTGGGTGTCGCTTTAATTCCTCTACTGTAGATTTAGCTTGCATGGTGGTGTAAAGTCCACTTAAAAGGTAAAAGTGTTTGATACAAGTTAAATACAAGAAAGATACTTTATTCTAAGTTGCAAGACTGTCCAAAGAAATATATGGAGATATTATTATATCAGGACCGTCATCGTGCAAGAAGTAAACCGATGTCAAGTCATTTAGGTTGCAAAATGCTAGTACGGCTTTGTGCAACGTTAGCACAAGCAAAAACCCAACCTATACCAGGTTCCAACAATCTCACCTCTatcaagaacattttcaagatATGTATAAAAGCTCAATTCTTAATATATATTGGactttcctttccttcttaTGCATAACAACAAGTGGGCTCTGGTGTTAGATTGGCGCAGGGACCTGCTGTCTTCCAGATCCAGGTTGGGAGGAGAATTTCTGGGAGTGCCAGCGAGTCTCCTTGTAAACAAACCAGGCATTGCCGGCCCAAATGAACATGTTGAGATAGCCGAACACCTACAAATACCCAAGAGATTGAAATGATCAGACTTTACTAATCATTTGCTCTAGAACTAAtccacagcttcagttattgaTGACTGAAAGTAGTACAAACTAGCTGCTGGCATGCATTTCTTCTTACCACAGAGATGTTTAGCGTCCGCATGTTGGCGAAGTCCGTGACTTCACACGTGATGTTCCTTCCCTTACAAACAGCTAGCGTGCCACTAATTCCATCAGTGTCCGTGGCGTCCTTTACGTTCTGCAGACCCTTTGCCCAGGCAGATGAGCAGACCAACCACAGGAAGGCCAGGACTGCTGTCATGATAAAGTcctaggggaaaaaaaaaagaaaaaaaaaagaaaaaaagtcaacccTAGAGACATAAGATTTTCACAATACAATACAAGATGTGGTCagccattttaattttgctcaGTTTATTTACTCACAAAAATAGGCCCAAAGTCAGAGTCTTTGTAGACATGCATGTAGCCTAAGTAAACCAGCAGAGCTACCATGCTGTACAAGAAGCATACAACTCCGATGCCAACGAAGAACTCCGCGGCGGACGCCGAGTCTCCCATCAGGTGCGTGGTAGTGACAGAGTGATTACATATAGTGATGTTTCCATCGATGAGCGGGACCTGGCTCAGCCTGTCCGTGACATAGAGGACagccaaagaaacaaaaacatgtttattcaatatcatttggatttaattttatttttatttttttttacatatgcaCTGCTAAGTGACCAAAATTGGCTGATTGGGACCATCCGTGATGAgatcagaaactcaaaaatagaCAGACCAGTTGCTCaagcaattaaaattttaacactAGGGAGAGACGgaggcttgtttttgttttcaaatgtcggaatgaattaattttgtctCCGTTTTTAAATGGCAAAACATTGCTTTCCCATTGATTGccgtttctctctctctctctctctctctctctctcacacacacacacacacacacacgcacacacacacacacacacagacacacacacagtgtgacatcacctctgCTCCTATTGTAAATAATGAATGAGCACTGATGACCAGAAGGTGAATTCTGTTATTTACAGATATTAAGAGACATCAGAATCAAATTAATATTAGCAGGGTTACAAAAAAGTACAGAAATTGGAATTTGGCCACAAATCTCTAATCAACACATCTATGGCAGACGTCAAAAGCAGAAGCATCAATGCATCGAAGGTTTATACCTAAACGGGTAGTGAAAGTTGGCATCAAGGGTTTCATTGATGCCACCACCACAGAAGAGAGATACGACGTTCGTACCCGAGAATCCACCACAGCTTCCGAAAGCGAATATGGCCGTGAGCTGTGTGGACggaaaacagacacacacattaGGGACGCTGCTCACGCCAGCAtcagaaaacacagttaaataatgactaaaccaaaaaatataatttgttgaTACTACTGGAATAAATGAACATACTGCAAGAGAAAAACCACATGTACATCTCTGCTCAAGAAGCATAAAtatccttaaaataaaatcagattatttttttttccccccagtctTACAATTTCACTCAGAAAATGTCGACTGCTCCAACTTTTATTTGGGTTCGTTCCTCTTTTTGTCTGatactttttttctgtaaatttcatttcatacatagatatttttcttggcttttttatttgaaatgtccCAATTATGCTCATGATGTAATTCACTCTGGCAAGTTTCTCAGAAcctttggaagagaaacaggcccacagcatcactgatCCTCCACTTATCAATcttttgaatattatttatgcattttttttttttaaaacccaaaaaacaaaacaatgtctGGTTATGTTACTGGAATCAAAGTGACATTCACTCTATGCTTTTTGCACAATATTAAAAAGGGTGCCAATAACACTGGACGGTTCCgcaaagcttttcttttcttttttttttttaaacagaacaaaaacacaacaacatatttgaaaatccaaatatttgaaacattttttgccAACGTGTTTTCACTTAAGCTCCCCTTCAGCCGTCGAATTCCTTTGCGCTGAAAAGCATCTGATTCGGTTTGCCGACCATGTGACAATAATTCTCCCCTCTTAAAACCAACAGAGACTAAATTCTTTTGTCTCCAGGGCGACTGCACAAACGATAACCACCAGAACTCGAGCTGATTCAAAGCCCTGCTGATATTGCGTTACACCACTACCAGCGATGATGACGACGCAGGACGAAAATGTGCCAAAGTGATAATCGGTCAGCCTGAAACAGCGCGGCTCGTTGTTGTTGGTAGTAGGCCCAGAACGAGCGGAACGGGACACGATCACGATCGAATCGATACGTTTCGATGATGCTCATTCACAAACGTTGCGCAGCTTTTACGCCTGGTGCAGCTTTTTATGTCAGAGGTAGTTAGACATCTTATACGTTAGGGCACTGTGAGGAAAAGTGTGTCATGAGGGCGAGGTATacggtttgtttttttttagcggATGGGGATTAGGGCtgctgggggggaaaaataaaataaaagaataaaaaaattcagattttattttcaaaattctgactaATCTTAAAATTTAGACTTTAAACATGTTCAGTTGTCAGTTATGTTGTTGGTATGTTGTTGGTCTTTTTCCTCATTATAGGATTTGTAAGTCTGGCCCAAATTAGTTTGGCAGATTGGAGTTTTAAGGTCATTTACCAGATGATTTAAAGCAATTATGTCTGTCAGAAAAGGAATATAactctgagattaaagtcagaattttttctgtatgttaccgtacaaataaaaccaagtgtttttttatctttacattttgatcatctttaaaaactaaagtataagttaaaaaaaatgtttacatttttttttatataaatggctaaaagaggaaatatttgTGGCCCTGAAGAAaatcatgttaaaatattttggcagtaaaaaaattattttaaaatattacaataatatCTAATTTGCCTAAGTTACTGCTACAAAGAAAGTCAGCAAAAGAGTTCTTATTATGGCTATCATAACGTGATCCACAGCGtggatttattgtttcattttgataCGTGAACTTCTACAACATGTGTACACatccattaaa is a window of Gambusia affinis linkage group LG23, SWU_Gaff_1.0, whole genome shotgun sequence DNA encoding:
- the sypl1 gene encoding synaptophysin-like protein 1; translation: MMTGFRLNLSPLKEPLGFVKLVEWLTAIFAFGSCGGFSGTNVVSLFCGGGINETLDANFHYPFRLSQVPLIDGNITICNHSVTTTHLMGDSASAAEFFVGIGVVCFLYSMVALLVYLGYMHVYKDSDFGPIFDFIMTAVLAFLWLVCSSAWAKGLQNVKDATDTDGISGTLAVCKGRNITCEVTDFANMRTLNISVVFGYLNMFIWAGNAWFVYKETRWHSQKFSSQPGSGRQQVPAPI